GTGCTTGATTTTATTCACTTCTCATTTGCAGCTTAGTCCAAGTGCTCATTGGATCAAGTCACATTCTACTTACTGAAACAGAATACAGAAATGGCCAAAATGGTACTTGTTCTGAAACCTGACTGCATTTCAGCTTGGTGAACAGCCATATCTAGACATGAGCATGCGTCGGcacaaagcagcttttcagtttCTATTTGCCAGGCTACGCACTTCCCTCTTGACCTGCATCATCTATTCTGTGAACAAAGACGTATTTTGCTTAACATGTCCAGGCACACAAATTTAATTGTCCACATTTTCTAAAGACTAACATTTGGGCTTCCTTCTCAGTGTTCTTTCCTCCTGTTGCTAAACTGCTGCTAGTACAAGAGATTTggcggggggtggtggggtggtgtATAAGTGAAGGAGGTCAACTAAATTATGGGCAAGGTAAACTGAGCAAGTTGTCTTTTTTCTAAAGGAATGATTAAAATGGATTAACCTGAGAAGCCTAGCTTCTGAAAACTGATTTCTGTGACCAATCTTCAGGATCACAGACAAAGCTGGACTGATGGGAAACTTGTTCTTCCTCCTATGACAACACACCATAACACAGTTTAATGAACTTGTGAATATTTAGCAGGACCAAGGAATGGCTCCCACAGCAGAAGACCAACTTTGTTTATtagatatttttctccttatgtttttgttctgttgtaACTTTTGCAAGAAAGAGGCGGGGGGAGTGAAATACTATTGAATTTTCTTGCATACACAAAGAATTTTGGACTAAAAATGCCTGCAGAAGCAACACCTTAGTGCCACTCATTCTCCCTTTCTGTAACCTACCCGGAGATGTTCAAGATcttgttctgaaaaataaagcatagtTTGGTTGAACAAGGGGGTGAAGTAACAACGTGGAACTCCTTAACTTAAATGAAGATTGTGATGCTTCTCGTTATCTCTTCAGAGAAGACTTATGTCAACGCTCTcaacttttctgctttccattaaCTTGAATGAAAAACTACATCATATGGGGAGCTTCAAGAAATGGCCACAACCCAAACGTTCATGTCTTAAGATGAAACACCCATTCCTGAAAATCACGCCACCTTCCATAAAACATCGCAAGCGGATTGCGTTAACACCTCATAGCTTGCAATTTTGCGCTTAGGAGTTAGTACGCCCGTTGCCACTACCAAGCTCGTTACTTGGAGGACGCAGAGGAGGTTTTTTTACCTTCGGCGTTCACAACCATAGTCGCGACAACCCCTCTGTGGGCTTGAATCCTCTTGAGGGTTTCCTCCACCTCAGCCTGTGAGGAGAGAGGACACCACAGCACCCGCGCAACCCCCACAGCTCCGCCCCACGGCGACCGCGGGCCCCCGTGAGGACGCCGCGGGGTCGCCGTGCCCGACAGCAGCCCCGGAgcctctgccctctgctcccccccccgccgccgcccgctccccagcgccgccggccgccccgtTCCCCCTCTCAtcgccgggggcggcggg
This genomic interval from Buteo buteo chromosome 11, bButBut1.hap1.1, whole genome shotgun sequence contains the following:
- the DYNLRB2 gene encoding dynein light chain roadblock-type 2 isoform X1, whose amino-acid sequence is MRGGTGRPAALGSGRRRGGEQRAEAPGLLSGTATPRRPHGGPRSPWGGAVGVARVLWCPLSSQAEVEETLKRIQAHRGVVATMVVNAEGIPIRTTLDNSTTVQYAGLLHQLTMKARSTVRDIDPQNDLTFLRIRSKKHEIMVAPDKEYLLIVIQNPCE